In Kordia antarctica, the following proteins share a genomic window:
- a CDS encoding bifunctional GNAT family N-acetyltransferase/carbon-nitrogen hydrolase family protein, translating to MKAKDIENIELKFLSLNDYQELKEAMILAYKSMPDSYWKEHHIETLIEKFSEGQVVMKINGQIAGCALSIIVDYNTFEDSHTYNDIIQKSFDAHTNDGDVLYGIDVFIKPEFRGLRLGRRLYDYRKELCEKRNLRGIAFGGRMPNYHNYAATLSPKEYIEKVKRKEINDSVLNFQISNDFHPAKVMKGYLAGDAASNEFAILMEWDNIYYEKPNKKAATKKKNVRLGLIQWQMRPYKDLDELLQQAEFFIDAVAGYRSDFALFPEFFNAPLMAINNHMSTPDAIRELAKHTEAIVAKFSEFSISYNINIISGSMPEMRDGKLYNAGYLCKRDGTIERYEKLHVTPDEAKVWGMQGGSSLKTFDTDCGKIGILICYDSEFPELSRLLADEGMDILFVPFLTDTQNGYSRVRHCSQARAIENECYVAIAGSVGNLPKVQNMDIQFAQSMVFTPCDFSFPTNGVKAEATPNTEMILIADVDIDLLRELNQFGAVKNLRDRRKDIFELRKK from the coding sequence ATGAAAGCAAAAGACATAGAAAATATAGAGCTTAAATTTTTAAGCTTAAATGATTATCAAGAATTAAAAGAAGCAATGATTTTGGCGTACAAAAGTATGCCTGATTCTTATTGGAAAGAGCATCATATAGAAACCTTAATCGAGAAATTTTCGGAAGGACAAGTTGTGATGAAAATCAATGGGCAAATAGCAGGTTGTGCATTATCAATCATTGTTGATTACAACACTTTTGAAGATTCTCACACGTACAATGACATCATTCAAAAATCATTTGACGCACACACAAATGACGGCGATGTTTTATATGGAATCGATGTATTTATCAAACCTGAATTCAGAGGATTGCGTTTAGGAAGACGTTTATACGACTACCGAAAAGAATTGTGTGAAAAACGAAACCTAAGAGGAATTGCGTTTGGTGGAAGAATGCCAAACTATCACAACTATGCAGCAACATTGAGCCCAAAAGAATACATTGAAAAAGTAAAGCGCAAAGAAATCAATGACTCTGTTCTGAACTTTCAAATCTCCAATGACTTTCATCCTGCAAAAGTGATGAAAGGCTATTTGGCAGGCGATGCGGCTTCCAATGAATTTGCAATACTAATGGAATGGGACAATATTTACTATGAAAAACCCAATAAAAAAGCGGCTACAAAGAAAAAAAATGTACGTTTAGGATTGATTCAGTGGCAAATGCGTCCGTATAAAGATTTAGACGAATTATTGCAGCAAGCGGAATTTTTCATTGATGCAGTCGCTGGATATCGCTCAGATTTTGCACTATTTCCAGAATTTTTCAATGCGCCGTTAATGGCAATAAATAACCATATGTCAACGCCAGATGCAATTCGTGAATTGGCAAAACATACGGAAGCAATTGTAGCAAAATTCTCAGAATTTTCGATCTCATACAACATCAATATCATTTCTGGAAGTATGCCCGAAATGCGCGATGGAAAACTGTACAATGCAGGATATTTATGCAAACGTGACGGAACTATAGAACGTTATGAAAAATTGCACGTTACGCCAGATGAAGCAAAAGTTTGGGGAATGCAAGGTGGAAGCTCACTCAAAACATTTGATACCGATTGCGGAAAAATTGGAATTTTGATTTGTTACGATTCAGAATTTCCAGAATTAAGTCGTTTATTAGCCGACGAAGGAATGGATATTTTATTTGTTCCGTTTTTGACGGATACACAAAACGGTTATTCCAGAGTGCGTCATTGTTCGCAAGCAAGAGCTATTGAAAACGAATGTTACGTTGCCATTGCTGGAAGTGTTGGAAACTTGCCAAAAGTTCAAAACATGGACATTCAATTTGCGCAATCTATGGTATTTACGCCGTGTGATTTCTCGTTTCCAACTAACGGAGTCAAAGCAGAAGCAACTCCAAATACAGAAATGATTCTAATTGCAGATGTTGATATTGACTTATTACGAGAATTAAATCAATTTGGAGCTGTGAAAAACCTTAGAGATCGAAGAAAAGATATCTTTGAACTCCGAAAGAAGTAA
- a CDS encoding VOC family protein: MKAAFHLALPCDDIKKTKEFYVDILGASQGRGTNTWIDINLYGNQLTFTNAGSFNFDFKNYRLSGQVLPSFHFGVIVDTETWGKLYTKLFSMNIEVTTEVTFLENKAGEHISFFVTDPDGYKVEFKSFKDEEEIFTNV; the protein is encoded by the coding sequence ATGAAAGCAGCATTTCACCTCGCATTGCCATGTGACGACATTAAAAAAACGAAAGAATTTTATGTAGACATTCTTGGCGCAAGTCAAGGAAGAGGAACAAATACTTGGATTGACATTAACCTGTATGGAAATCAATTAACATTTACAAATGCAGGTTCGTTTAACTTCGATTTCAAAAATTATCGATTAAGCGGACAAGTATTGCCATCATTTCACTTTGGTGTTATTGTGGACACAGAAACTTGGGGAAAACTCTACACAAAACTATTCTCTATGAACATCGAAGTAACTACGGAAGTTACGTTCTTAGAAAACAAAGCTGGTGAGCACATTTCGTTTTTTGTGACAGATCCTGATGGGTATAAAGTAGAATTTAAAAGTTTTAAAGACGAAGAAGAAATATTTACAAACGTATGA
- a CDS encoding arginine decarboxylase: MKTKYIDLIEQTFDFPQKEFKLDDNNKLQFHGIDLTNLIAEYGTPLKFTYLPKISENINNAKNWFADAIEKNNYNGKYHYCYCTKSSHFKHVLNEALKNDIHIETSSAFDIDIVENLKAQGKITDDTFVISNGFKRDQYVKNIGKLINNGHKNCIPIIDNYEEINLLSQEIKGNYNIGIRIASEEEPKFEFYTSRLGIGYKNIVPFYNRDIKDNPKVTLKMLHFFINTGIRDTAYYWNELSKCLKVYVNLKKVCPSLDSLNIGGGFPIKNSLAFDYDYAYMIDEIILQIKQTCDEAGVAVPNIFTEFGSYTVGESGGAIYEVLYQKLQNDREKWNMINSSFITTMPDTWAINKRFVMLPINGWQKEYERVLLGGLTCDSDDYYNSEQHMNAIYLPKYSKEKPLYIGFFNTGAYQETIGGFGGLQHCLIPQPKHILIDRDEAGEIVTRVFAPQQTSENLLSILGYDYGINNALALKEEEKIGCNETIKST, from the coding sequence ATGAAAACTAAATACATTGATCTCATCGAGCAGACTTTTGATTTTCCTCAAAAAGAATTCAAACTTGATGATAACAACAAATTACAATTTCACGGCATTGACCTTACAAATCTCATTGCTGAGTATGGAACGCCTTTAAAATTTACGTACCTACCAAAAATCTCCGAAAACATCAACAATGCAAAAAATTGGTTTGCAGATGCGATTGAAAAGAATAACTATAATGGAAAATATCATTACTGTTATTGTACTAAAAGCTCGCATTTCAAACATGTATTAAATGAAGCATTAAAGAATGATATTCACATTGAAACATCATCCGCTTTTGATATTGATATTGTTGAAAACCTAAAAGCACAAGGAAAAATTACGGATGACACTTTTGTAATTAGTAATGGTTTTAAACGCGATCAGTATGTAAAAAATATTGGTAAATTGATCAATAACGGACACAAAAACTGTATTCCAATTATTGACAATTACGAGGAAATCAACTTATTAAGTCAAGAAATCAAAGGAAACTACAATATCGGAATTCGAATTGCTTCTGAAGAAGAACCAAAATTTGAATTTTACACATCTCGTTTGGGAATTGGATATAAAAACATTGTACCTTTTTACAATCGCGATATCAAAGACAATCCAAAAGTGACATTAAAAATGTTACACTTTTTCATCAATACAGGAATTCGAGATACTGCCTATTATTGGAACGAATTGTCGAAATGTTTGAAAGTATATGTCAATCTTAAAAAAGTATGCCCTTCACTAGATAGTTTAAATATTGGTGGCGGTTTCCCGATAAAAAACTCGTTAGCGTTTGATTATGATTATGCCTATATGATTGATGAAATTATTCTGCAAATCAAACAAACTTGCGACGAAGCTGGCGTAGCAGTTCCAAATATATTTACAGAATTTGGAAGCTATACGGTTGGCGAAAGTGGCGGTGCTATTTATGAAGTATTATACCAAAAACTACAAAATGATCGTGAAAAATGGAATATGATCAACTCATCTTTCATTACAACTATGCCAGATACTTGGGCAATCAACAAACGATTTGTGATGTTGCCAATAAATGGATGGCAAAAAGAATATGAGCGTGTATTACTTGGCGGATTAACCTGCGATAGTGACGATTACTACAACAGTGAGCAACACATGAACGCAATATATCTTCCAAAATATAGCAAAGAAAAACCATTATACATTGGGTTTTTTAACACAGGAGCGTATCAAGAAACCATTGGTGGATTTGGCGGATTACAACATTGTCTCATTCCACAACCAAAACACATCTTAATCGATCGTGATGAAGCAGGAGAAATTGTAACGCGTGTATTTGCACCGCAACAGACTTCTGAAAATTTACTATCAATCTTAGGATATGATTACGGAATCAACAATGCATTAGCATTAAAAGAAGAAGAAAAAATTGGTTGTAACGAAACAATCAAATCAACATAA
- a CDS encoding NUDIX hydrolase produces the protein MKIIHKTRLLVINDDQLLVIEKIGNVKELTFPGGIKKRKESFEQSLVRETLEEIGLRVNLNKLSHIESNAIIKALNTVIKHHFVASLKTDAFKVVETEKFKDVYWMYWKDTLPYLDKEDKKVTKKYFKKRFKKKPKPQTDESSISPRIAM, from the coding sequence ATGAAAATTATTCATAAAACACGTTTATTGGTCATCAATGACGATCAGCTTTTAGTAATCGAAAAAATCGGTAATGTAAAAGAACTTACATTTCCAGGTGGCATAAAAAAAAGAAAAGAATCTTTTGAACAAAGTCTGGTGCGTGAAACACTTGAGGAAATTGGGTTGCGTGTCAATCTTAATAAACTCTCGCATATAGAATCGAATGCGATTATAAAAGCATTGAATACCGTCATAAAACATCATTTTGTAGCATCTTTAAAAACAGATGCATTCAAAGTAGTAGAAACGGAGAAGTTTAAAGATGTATATTGGATGTATTGGAAAGATACATTGCCATATTTAGACAAAGAAGATAAAAAAGTAACAAAAAAGTATTTCAAAAAAAGATTTAAAAAGAAACCAAAACCACAGACCGATGAAAGCAGCATTTCACCTCGCATTGCCATGTGA
- a CDS encoding MerR family transcriptional regulator, translated as MDCVKTKFSIKDLENLSGVKAHTIRIWEKRYELLAPERTDTNIRTYDIKSLQKLLNITLLYKNGYKISKIADIPENEIHILVREIATDNNVHNEALNSFKLSMLNFDYSLFNNTYTELLLEKSFREIFYDTFIPLLNEIGVLWHTNTINPAHEHFISSLIKQKVIFNTERIQSIKKSKKSKTFVLFLPENEIHEIGLLYLNYELQLKGYHTIYLGQTIPIDSLTTIKNYFPNSHFISYFTVTPPENRIEEYLQEFNDKVGFKDHHLWLLGYQAKNVKNDKNHKNLKVFKSITELVEEI; from the coding sequence ATGGACTGTGTTAAGACTAAATTTAGCATCAAAGACTTAGAAAATCTTTCAGGAGTTAAGGCGCATACAATTCGCATATGGGAAAAAAGATATGAATTGTTAGCACCAGAAAGAACTGACACAAATATCCGGACGTACGATATTAAAAGTTTACAAAAACTTCTCAACATCACATTACTTTATAAAAATGGTTATAAAATTTCTAAGATAGCTGATATTCCTGAAAATGAAATTCACATTTTAGTTCGGGAAATAGCGACTGATAACAATGTCCACAACGAAGCGTTGAATTCTTTTAAACTTTCAATGCTTAATTTCGATTATAGTCTATTCAACAATACCTATACTGAATTACTCTTGGAGAAATCCTTTAGAGAAATTTTTTATGATACATTTATTCCTTTATTGAATGAAATTGGCGTGTTGTGGCATACAAATACGATCAATCCTGCGCATGAGCATTTCATCTCTAGTTTGATAAAACAAAAGGTTATTTTTAACACAGAACGGATTCAATCCATTAAAAAATCAAAAAAATCAAAAACATTTGTGCTTTTTTTACCAGAAAATGAAATTCACGAAATTGGTTTGTTGTACTTGAATTACGAATTGCAACTCAAAGGATATCATACTATTTATTTAGGACAAACAATTCCAATAGACAGTTTGACAACTATTAAAAATTATTTTCCAAATTCGCATTTTATCTCTTACTTTACGGTCACTCCACCAGAAAATCGGATAGAAGAGTATCTTCAAGAATTTAATGACAAAGTTGGCTTCAAAGATCATCATTTATGGCTTTTGGGCTATCAGGCAAAAAACGTGAAGAACGATAAAAACCACAAAAATCTTAAAGTTTTTAAATCAATAACGGAATTAGTTGAAGAAATTTAG
- a CDS encoding S8 family peptidase — protein MKNLHIYILSFLSFVCYSGIAQEKIDENLLAELKTKQAEEQVSFIVMLNDQVGLAELKRNQENLSRQQLHEQVVTMLQNKAKSTQQDFVSYLNMQKNRGDVISYKPLWIINAVLVKAKAKTVAEISQHKDIAYVYMDYLIASIRPMEETKASIAAANGVEDGVLLINADCLWAQGITGAGRLVSHLDTGVDGNHPALTAKWRGNAAGVTPGEAWFDPNGLSPSFPVDSGSHGTHTMGTILGSVPGDIIGVAYDSEWISAGVIDIGGISNTISKALLAFQWTADPDGNPATVSDVPDVSSNSWGLVPFAHVPAPCDTTFWSVIDNVEAATVVVVFAAGNEGSQGSSSLRTPADRATTAYNSFSVGALDTSGNTIASYSSRGPSTCTTDPALAIKPEVVARGSSVRSSVPGGGYSSFNGTSMATPHIAGAVALLRQVNPNATVDQIKDALMQSAIDLGTPGPDNNYGHGLIDVCAAALLISPCPVTLSITTNVPSGTDTQEASSAIEASNTISASATAIYHAGDEVVMIPGFDALNGSVFRAYIEGCTGTFVSRNSDNTIAYIDETTIQDVSNEPIIQKMHIAPNPNQGMFSVYFDEEESGTLQILDFKGDLIKTLDFENSTKLSVDIQRNLQGMYFVKVRTKSKTFVEKIIKK, from the coding sequence ATGAAAAACTTACATATATACATACTAAGTTTTCTCTCTTTTGTTTGCTATTCAGGTATAGCCCAAGAAAAAATTGATGAAAATTTACTAGCAGAACTCAAAACAAAACAAGCAGAAGAACAAGTTTCTTTTATTGTAATGTTGAATGACCAAGTAGGTCTTGCCGAGTTGAAAAGAAATCAAGAAAACCTCTCAAGACAACAACTTCATGAACAAGTGGTTACTATGCTGCAAAATAAGGCAAAAAGTACCCAACAAGATTTTGTATCGTACTTGAATATGCAAAAAAATCGAGGAGATGTTATCTCGTATAAACCACTCTGGATTATTAATGCTGTGCTTGTGAAAGCGAAAGCAAAAACAGTCGCAGAAATTAGTCAACACAAAGATATTGCATACGTTTACATGGATTATCTTATTGCTTCCATTCGTCCTATGGAAGAAACCAAAGCATCAATTGCAGCTGCTAACGGCGTAGAAGATGGCGTCTTACTTATAAACGCAGATTGTTTGTGGGCACAAGGAATTACTGGAGCTGGACGTTTAGTATCGCACTTAGATACTGGTGTTGACGGAAATCATCCTGCATTAACGGCAAAATGGCGTGGAAATGCAGCTGGTGTTACGCCAGGAGAAGCTTGGTTTGATCCAAATGGTTTATCACCAAGTTTTCCTGTAGATTCAGGATCACACGGAACACATACCATGGGAACCATTTTAGGAAGTGTTCCTGGAGATATTATCGGTGTTGCCTATGATTCTGAATGGATTTCAGCAGGTGTAATTGATATTGGCGGTATTAGCAATACAATTTCTAAAGCATTATTAGCTTTTCAATGGACAGCTGATCCTGATGGAAATCCTGCTACCGTGAGCGATGTTCCGGATGTAAGCTCTAATTCTTGGGGATTGGTACCATTCGCGCACGTTCCTGCTCCATGTGATACTACTTTTTGGTCTGTAATTGACAATGTAGAAGCGGCAACCGTAGTTGTAGTTTTTGCAGCTGGTAATGAAGGATCGCAAGGAAGTAGTTCGTTACGAACGCCTGCTGACAGAGCTACTACTGCTTACAATTCATTTTCAGTAGGCGCTTTAGATACTTCGGGAAATACTATTGCTTCCTATAGTAGTAGAGGTCCATCAACATGTACTACAGATCCAGCTTTGGCAATAAAACCAGAAGTTGTAGCACGTGGATCTTCCGTACGATCTTCTGTTCCAGGCGGCGGATACAGTTCTTTTAACGGAACTTCTATGGCAACTCCACATATTGCAGGAGCTGTTGCATTACTGAGACAAGTGAATCCGAATGCTACGGTAGATCAAATTAAAGATGCACTAATGCAATCTGCAATCGATTTAGGCACACCTGGACCAGATAACAATTATGGTCATGGATTAATTGACGTTTGTGCAGCAGCCTTACTCATATCACCATGTCCTGTAACATTGAGTATCACTACAAATGTACCTTCAGGTACGGACACACAAGAAGCTTCCAGTGCTATAGAAGCTTCCAATACAATTAGTGCAAGTGCTACTGCAATTTATCATGCAGGAGACGAAGTTGTTATGATTCCAGGATTTGACGCGCTAAATGGTTCAGTTTTTAGAGCGTATATTGAAGGTTGTACAGGTACTTTTGTAAGCCGAAATTCAGATAATACGATTGCATATATTGATGAAACTACGATTCAAGATGTGTCTAATGAGCCAATTATTCAGAAAATGCATATCGCACCAAATCCAAATCAAGGTATGTTTTCTGTATATTTTGATGAAGAAGAAAGCGGAACACTGCAAATTTTAGATTTCAAAGGTGATTTGATTAAAACACTTGATTTTGAAAATAGCACCAAACTTTCCGTAGATATTCAACGGAACTTACAAGGAATGTATTTCGTGAAGGTTCGTACCAAATCGAAGACATTCGTTGAAAAAATTATAAAAAAGTAA
- a CDS encoding phytoene desaturase family protein yields the protein MKSKIIIIGAGFSSLSASCYLAKAGYDVIILEKNATVGGRARQLKRDGFTFDLGPSWYWMPDVFERFFNDFDKKPSDFYHLDKLNPAYQVYFGEDDSILIEDTLEKICTAFENEEEGSSIKLRKFIANAEDNYNVAIKDLVYKPGVSPLELVNAKTIKKIGQFFSNIKRDVRKEFKNDRLIKILEFPVLFLGAKPSDTPSFYSFMNYADFGLGTWHPTGGMYSVIEAMETLAKSLGVIVMTDENVKEIKIKDKKATEVVTDKGLFTADIVLSGADYHFSETLLAPQFRQYSEKYWEKKTFAPSSLLFYVGFDKKLKNVSHHTLFFDVDFDAHAHDIYDKAAWPKDPLFYANFPSMTDAAAAPEGKEGGFFLIPIAPGLEDTPELREQYFDIIMNRFQEITQQDISNNIIFKESFCVNDFIKEYNSYKGNAYGMANTLLQTAFLRPNLKSKKVSNLYFTGQLTVPGPGVPPALISGKLVAELIIKHQPNESPI from the coding sequence ATGAAATCAAAAATTATAATTATTGGTGCTGGATTTTCCTCCTTATCTGCTTCCTGCTATTTAGCAAAAGCTGGTTACGATGTGATAATTTTGGAAAAGAATGCTACTGTTGGTGGCAGAGCCAGACAATTGAAGCGAGATGGATTTACATTCGATCTTGGTCCATCTTGGTATTGGATGCCCGACGTTTTTGAACGTTTCTTCAATGACTTTGACAAAAAACCTTCTGATTTTTATCATTTAGATAAATTAAATCCCGCATATCAAGTATATTTTGGTGAAGATGATTCTATTCTCATAGAAGATACGTTAGAAAAAATTTGTACAGCTTTTGAAAATGAAGAAGAAGGAAGTAGTATAAAACTGAGAAAATTTATCGCAAATGCCGAAGATAATTACAATGTAGCCATCAAAGATTTGGTGTACAAACCTGGCGTTTCTCCTTTGGAATTAGTGAATGCAAAAACAATCAAAAAAATTGGTCAGTTTTTTAGTAACATCAAACGTGATGTTCGTAAAGAATTTAAAAATGATCGATTGATTAAAATATTAGAGTTTCCAGTATTATTTTTAGGCGCAAAACCAAGTGATACACCTTCTTTTTATAGCTTTATGAATTATGCCGATTTCGGATTAGGAACTTGGCATCCAACTGGCGGAATGTACAGCGTTATTGAAGCAATGGAAACCTTGGCTAAAAGTTTGGGCGTCATTGTTATGACCGATGAAAACGTTAAAGAAATAAAAATTAAAGATAAAAAAGCAACTGAAGTTGTTACAGACAAAGGCTTGTTTACCGCTGATATTGTCTTATCTGGCGCAGATTATCATTTTTCGGAAACTTTGTTAGCTCCTCAATTTCGTCAATATTCTGAAAAGTATTGGGAAAAGAAAACATTTGCACCTTCTTCCTTATTATTTTATGTCGGATTTGACAAAAAACTAAAAAATGTATCGCATCATACATTATTTTTTGATGTCGATTTTGATGCGCATGCACACGATATTTATGACAAAGCTGCTTGGCCAAAAGATCCTTTATTTTATGCGAATTTTCCATCAATGACAGATGCTGCGGCAGCTCCAGAAGGAAAAGAAGGAGGATTTTTTTTAATTCCGATCGCGCCAGGCTTAGAAGATACACCTGAACTCCGTGAACAATATTTTGATATTATCATGAATAGATTTCAGGAAATTACACAACAAGATATCTCAAATAATATTATATTTAAGGAGTCTTTCTGTGTAAACGATTTTATAAAAGAATACAATTCATATAAAGGAAACGCATACGGAATGGCAAATACATTGCTGCAAACCGCATTTTTAAGACCTAATTTAAAAAGTAAAAAAGTATCAAATTTATATTTTACTGGACAATTAACAGTTCCCGGTCCTGGAGTTCCTCCAGCATTGATTTCCGGGAAATTAGTAGCCGAATTAATTATAAAACACCAACCGAATGAAAGCCCTATTTGA
- a CDS encoding deoxyhypusine synthase family protein produces MKNKGAVTQFIEKYYLHFNAASLVDAAKGYEDNLAKGSKMLVSLAGAMSTAELGKIFAEMIRQDKVHIISCTGANLEEDIMNLVAHSHYKRVPNYRDLTPQDEWDLLEKGLNRVTDTCIPEEEAFRRLQSHIHKLWKDAEAAGERYLPHEYMYKMLLSGVLEEYYEIDLKDSWMYAAAEKNLPIVCPGWEDSTMGNIFASYVMKGELQASTIKSGIEYMTFLADWYTENSENGIGFFQIGGGIAGDFPICVVPMLYQDMERTDTPFWNYFCQISDSTTSYGSYSGAVPNEKITWGKLDIDTPKFIIESDATIVAPLIFAYLLNL; encoded by the coding sequence ATGAAGAATAAAGGTGCGGTAACGCAATTTATAGAAAAATACTATTTACACTTCAATGCGGCTTCTCTTGTAGATGCTGCAAAAGGATATGAGGACAATTTAGCGAAAGGTTCAAAAATGTTAGTTTCTTTAGCTGGCGCGATGAGTACTGCAGAATTAGGAAAAATCTTTGCTGAAATGATTCGTCAAGACAAAGTACACATCATTTCATGTACAGGTGCAAACCTAGAAGAAGACATCATGAATTTGGTAGCACATTCGCATTACAAACGTGTGCCAAACTATCGTGATTTAACGCCGCAAGATGAATGGGATTTATTGGAAAAAGGACTAAATCGTGTCACAGATACCTGTATTCCTGAAGAAGAAGCTTTCCGCAGATTGCAAAGTCACATTCACAAACTCTGGAAAGATGCAGAAGCTGCTGGCGAACGTTATTTGCCACATGAATATATGTACAAAATGTTGCTTTCGGGTGTTTTAGAAGAATACTATGAAATTGATTTAAAAGATTCTTGGATGTACGCTGCGGCTGAAAAAAACTTACCAATAGTTTGTCCTGGTTGGGAAGATAGCACGATGGGAAATATCTTTGCAAGCTACGTAATGAAAGGAGAATTGCAAGCAAGCACGATAAAATCTGGAATTGAGTATATGACGTTCTTGGCAGATTGGTACACAGAAAACTCAGAAAACGGAATCGGATTCTTCCAAATTGGAGGCGGAATTGCAGGCGATTTCCCAATCTGTGTGGTGCCAATGTTATACCAAGATATGGAACGAACGGATACGCCTTTTTGGAATTATTTCTGTCAAATAAGTGACTCAACCACAAGTTACGGGTCTTATTCTGGTGCAGTACCAAACGAAAAAATTACCTGGGGAAAACTAGATATTGATACGCCAAAATTCATTATAGAAAGTGACGCTACCATTGTAGCTCCATTAATATTTGCCTACTTACTAAACTTATAG
- the speB gene encoding agmatinase has translation MKTKKTYAGIPEEYASFEKSKIMLIPVSYDGTSTWGKGADKGPEAFLHASENMELYDIETDSEVYKQGIYLADSVTVNESPEAMVNAIHEITKTNIKRNKFITLFGGEHSISIGAMRAFNECFDNLTVLQIDAHADLRKEYEGSKYNHACALYEANQNTNLVQVGIRSMEAIERTEMNEDNVFFAHDMAKDDYWVDNAIEAMGDTVYITFDLDAFDSSIMPSTGTPEPGGLFWYETLDFLKRVFAEKNVVGFDIVELCPNPNDKSSDFVAAKLYYKMLSYKFLEQNEDDENENLYTATSEDKINRLKYDEDEE, from the coding sequence ATGAAAACCAAAAAAACGTACGCTGGCATTCCTGAAGAATATGCTAGTTTTGAAAAATCAAAAATCATGTTAATCCCTGTTTCGTATGACGGAACAAGTACATGGGGAAAAGGAGCAGACAAAGGTCCAGAAGCATTTTTACACGCTTCAGAGAACATGGAACTTTACGATATCGAAACCGATAGCGAAGTATATAAACAAGGAATTTACTTAGCAGATTCGGTCACAGTAAACGAATCGCCAGAAGCAATGGTAAATGCTATACATGAGATTACCAAAACGAACATAAAGCGTAACAAATTTATAACCTTATTTGGTGGCGAACATTCCATATCAATTGGTGCAATGCGTGCTTTTAATGAATGTTTTGACAACCTAACGGTTTTGCAAATTGATGCGCATGCAGATTTGCGTAAAGAGTATGAAGGTTCCAAATACAATCACGCATGTGCGTTGTACGAAGCTAACCAAAACACAAACTTGGTGCAAGTAGGAATTCGTAGCATGGAAGCGATAGAACGTACGGAAATGAACGAAGACAATGTGTTTTTTGCACACGATATGGCAAAAGATGATTATTGGGTTGACAATGCTATTGAAGCAATGGGCGATACGGTTTACATTACGTTTGACTTAGATGCGTTTGATTCTTCCATTATGCCATCAACTGGAACACCAGAACCAGGCGGATTATTTTGGTATGAAACGTTAGACTTTTTAAAACGTGTATTTGCAGAGAAAAATGTGGTTGGATTTGATATTGTTGAATTATGCCCGAATCCAAATGACAAATCATCAGACTTTGTAGCTGCAAAACTGTACTATAAAATGTTGAGCTACAAATTTTTGGAGCAAAATGAAGATGATGAAAATGAAAACTTATACACAGCAACGAGCGAAGACAAAATCAATCGTTTAAAATACGACGAAGATGAAGAATAA